A window of Chromohalobacter canadensis genomic DNA:
GAACCACAGTCGCTTGCGCGGCATGTCGGTGGTGGTATCCGGAAAATGCAGGAACTCGATGGGATGGCCGTCGAAACGCTGTACCTCGGCGCCAGCTTCGAGTAGCGCTTGGGGTGACTCGAGGTCGGGCATCTCGCGCTGGTGGCCGAAGCCCGGCTCCTCGCCCTGGAACGAGGCGCTGCAGAAGAAAATGGTCTTGCCGTTCTGGATGGCGCTGATACGCCGGGTGGTGAAACTCCCACCGTCGCGTACGCGATCGACCTGATACACTACCGGGCGTTTGGCGTCGCCGGGACGTAGAAAGTAGCCGTGCAGCGAGTGGGCGCGGCGCGTCGCATCGACCGTGCGGGTGGCAGCAGAAAGCGCTTGGCCGAGCACCTGGCCGCCAAACAATTGAGGAAGGCCGAGGTCTTGGCTACGACCGCGAAACAGGTCCTCCTCCAAGGATTCCAGGCCCAATAGATCGACGAGGGTGGCGAGTGGTTGCGTCATGCCGGCATCCTTCTGATGGCTCGTTTTCATACGACTGTTCCAATTCTACCAGCATACCGGAGTGCCCCTGTCATGCGCAGCGATACCTTCTACATGCACCGTGCGCTAGATCAAGCGCGCATGGGGTTGGAAGCAGGCGAGGTGCCGGTGGGCGCGGTGGTGGTCGAGCCGAGTGGCGAGATCGTGGGCGCGAGCTTCAATGCTCCGGTGTCGTGCCATGATCCGAGTGGGCATGCCGAGGTGCGCGCCTTGCGCGACGCCGCCGCGCATCTGGGCAACTATCGGCTGGATAGCTGCACGC
This region includes:
- the tadA gene encoding tRNA adenosine(34) deaminase TadA, with the protein product MRSDTFYMHRALDQARMGLEAGEVPVGAVVVEPSGEIVGASFNAPVSCHDPSGHAEVRALRDAAAHLGNYRLDSCTLFVTLEPCMMCAGAIIHARVTRVVYGAAEPKSGMVESRANLFAQPWFNHRVQVEGGLLATRATRLLQAFFAARRE
- a CDS encoding acyl-CoA thioesterase, encoding MTQPLATLVDLLGLESLEEDLFRGRSQDLGLPQLFGGQVLGQALSAATRTVDATRRAHSLHGYFLRPGDAKRPVVYQVDRVRDGGSFTTRRISAIQNGKTIFFCSASFQGEEPGFGHQREMPDLESPQALLEAGAEVQRFDGHPIEFLHFPDTTTDMPRKRLWFRLAGELPEDGSLHRYLLAYSSDFNLLTTSLVSHDTFFGDPRLQIASLDHAVWFHNDVTINDWLLYDMESPWAGGARGFARGSVYDRKGRLVASVAQEGLTRLRD